A single Nitrospirota bacterium DNA region contains:
- a CDS encoding TPM domain-containing protein → MTSFTDIERERIRQAVQEAESGTKGEIVPMIVPASALYREASHRTGLMLALLVLTLLLTIEMYWLPWGWHAGNAGWLLLSVVVAYGFGQWLGRASVVIRFVTSRERMAHKVALRAEQAFYKHGLHNTKGRTGILILISLLERRVHVLADKGLNDRVPPGTWDGLVSGITDGIRTGQATDAICEAIAKCGILLGQVSPAGSGDNPNELPDTLIQES, encoded by the coding sequence ATGACGTCATTCACGGATATAGAGCGTGAACGGATCAGACAAGCGGTTCAAGAAGCCGAGTCGGGCACGAAGGGCGAGATTGTGCCGATGATCGTCCCGGCCTCGGCTCTATATCGTGAGGCTAGCCATCGAACGGGACTTATGCTCGCCCTGCTCGTGCTGACCCTCCTCCTGACGATCGAGATGTATTGGCTGCCGTGGGGCTGGCATGCCGGCAACGCCGGCTGGCTTTTGTTGTCAGTCGTGGTGGCCTATGGATTCGGGCAATGGCTTGGCAGGGCTTCGGTGGTTATCCGTTTTGTCACCTCACGCGAGCGAATGGCCCATAAAGTGGCCCTCCGTGCCGAGCAGGCCTTCTACAAGCACGGGTTGCACAACACGAAAGGCCGTACAGGCATCCTCATCCTCATTTCGTTGCTGGAGCGTCGTGTGCACGTCTTGGCGGATAAAGGCCTCAACGATCGCGTCCCTCCCGGTACATGGGACGGATTGGTCAGTGGCATTACCGATGGCATTCGAACAGGACAAGCGACCGACGCCATCTGTGAGGCGATTGCGAAATGTGGAATCCTCCTTGGACAAGTTAGTCCTGCTGGTTCAGGCGACAATCCGAACGAATTACCCGACACATTGATTCAAGAGTCATAA